The Bos indicus isolate NIAB-ARS_2022 breed Sahiwal x Tharparkar chromosome X, NIAB-ARS_B.indTharparkar_mat_pri_1.0, whole genome shotgun sequence genome has a window encoding:
- the LOC109554781 gene encoding melanoma-associated antigen 9-like has translation MEAHFIWGEEEEEQVEEGDGASPSSSLLVWGTLEEVAAAATPSLPQSPLGVCPTPTVMASTLGSQFEDHGLSRQDEKNELVRFLLSRYLTKEPLTKAEVLNSVLQDYQDYFLMVLDQASEYLQLVFGLEVKEVDPSEHTYILVPTLGLTLKEMLRDGQRLPKASLLVMVLCLITVEDNCSPAEEIWGALSRIGVCPGREHCIYGEPRELLTQVWVWEVYLEYQQVSDSDPTRYVFLWGPRAYAETRKFKVLVYLDRVG, from the exons ATGGAGGCACACTTCAtttggggtgaggaggaggaggagcaggtggaggaaggagatggagcttccccctcctcctctctcctggtCTGGGGCACCCTGGAggaagtggctgctgctgcaaCACCCAGTCTCCCCCAGAGCCCTCTGGGTGTCTGCCCCACTCCCACTGTCATGGCTTCCACTCTAGGGAGCCAATTTGAAGACCATGGCCTCAGCAGGCAAGATGAA AAGAATGAGCTGGTACGATTCCTGCTCAGCAGGTATCTCACCAAGGAGCCACTCACAAAGGCAGAAGTGCTGAATAGTGTCCTCCAAGATTACCAGGACTACTTCCTGATGGTCCTCGATCAAGCCTCAGAGTACCTGCAGCTGGTCTTTGGTTTGGAGGTGAAGGAGGTGGACCCCAGTGAGCATACCTATATCCTGGTCCCCACCCTGGGCCTCACCCTCAAAGAGATGCTGAGGGATGGACAGAGGTTGCCCAAGGCCAGCCTCCTGGTGATGGTTCTTTGCCTGATCACTGTGGAGGACAACTGTTCCCCTGCAGAGGAAATCTGGGGAGCACTCAGCAGGATAGGAGTGTGTCCCGGGAGGGAGCACTGCATCTATGGGGAGCCCAGGGAGCTGCTGACCCAAGTGTGGGTGTGGGAGGTGTACCTGGAGTACCAGCAGGTGTCTGATAGCGACCCTACTCGCTATGTGTTCCTGTGGGGTCCCCGGGCCTATGCGGAGACCCGCAAGTTTAAAGTCCTGGTATATCTGGACAGAGTCGGTTGA